In Drosophila willistoni isolate 14030-0811.24 chromosome XR unlocalized genomic scaffold, UCI_dwil_1.1 Seg144, whole genome shotgun sequence, one DNA window encodes the following:
- the LOC26528788 gene encoding putative phospholipase B-like lamina ancestor codes for MLKVVGASWQKTRIGTYILIGAGLLVIGAFFIGYMERPEYDGTYCATALWNQKVGFQIENWKQQNDLVNIPKGVARICYKDSVYENGWAQIEVETQRTYPDWVQAYAAGILEGSLTWKNIYNQWANTISSSCERDESAQKFCEWLRELLTTNYAKLKKQAEIRAEHDHYWHQLHLFFNQLEGLETGYIRGASRARSDLEEEIPLSDFLLMNAAADIQDLKIYYENYVLNGNMTVADGGEPKNFFLPSATMLTKILRGDQPKSSLQLLFGHSTAGSYSSMLRIQKRYKFHYHFSPNQRSQTVPGVDITFTGYPGILGSTDDFYVVKGRQVQSIVGGVQIKNENLKLWQTVDTKDIVPLVARVMAANRISQNRRTWARAMTRHPFTGAKQWITVDLNKLGEQDNLYNTLDRDEKHDDAAVQLSDKDKAAIQARHDQLQGMIWIAEQLPGRMHIKDVTEHFLLSNTSTWLAKGRPYFQEIREASQYVETEESQLTPADETQLTNLEAVDKYLRSHGFRGDLMGEESIAYGNIDLKLFSYNARLGMSDYHAFAGPIFLRLQHNNMARSLEDQEDQQASSMGDERLSVVIDEDSQSNLAELELITERRSVRNDMKAIAMRKIGSGPFKWSDMSQLEQDHEGHPDEWNFDQVSPKWAW; via the exons ATGCTTAAAGTTGTTGGTGCATCATGGCAAAAAACGCGGATAGGTACCTATATACTGATCGGTGCCGGTTTATTGGTCATTGGAGCCTTCTTCATTGGCTATATGGAGCGACCAGAATATGATGGTACTTATTGTGCAACAGCATTGTGGAATCAAAAGGTTGGTTTTCAAATTGAGAACTGGAAGCAGCAAAACGATTTGGTTAACATTCCCAAAGGTGTGGCTAGAATATGCTATAAGGATTCCGTCTATGAGAATGG ATGGGCCCAAATTGAGGTGGAAACGCAGCGGACGTATCCCGATTGGGTTCAGGCCTATGCAGCAGGCATTTTGGAAGGCTCATTGACCTGGAAGAATATATACAATCAGTGGGCAAA CACCATATCATCGTCCTGTGAACGGGATGAGAGCGCACAGAAATTCTGCGAATGGCTACGCGAATTGTTGACCACAAACTATGCGAAGCTAAAGAAACAAGCAGAAATACGAGCAGAACACGATCATTATTGGCAtcaattgcatttgtttttcaatcAATTGGAGGGTCTTGAGACCGGTTATATACGAGGAGCATCACGTGCACGTTCCGATTTGGAGGAGGAGATACCATTAAGTGATTTTCTGTTGATGAATGCAGCAGCCGATATTCAGGATTTGAAAATCTACTATGAGAACTATGTACTCAATGGCAATATGACTGTGGCCGATGGTGGCGAACCAAAGAATTTCTTTTTGCCCAGTGCCACAATGTTGACGAAAATCCTTCGCGGTGATCAACCGAAATCGTCATTGCAATTGCTATTTGGTCACAGTACGGCTGGCAGTTATTCATCTATGCTGCGGATACAGAAGAGATATAAATTCCATTATCATTTCTCACCAAATCAACGTAGTCAGACGGTGCCCGGTGTGGATATAACATTCACCGGATATCCTGGCATTTTGGGATCCACCGATGATTTCTATGTGGTCAAGGGTAGACAAGTTCAATCGATTGTCGGCGGTGTACAGATCAAGAATGAGAATCTAAAATTATGGCAAACGGTCGATACCAAGGATATTGTGCCATTGGTTGCCCGAGTGATGGCTGCCAATCGTATTTCACAGAATCGTCGCACTTGGGCCCGTGCAATGACACGACACCCATTTACGGGGGCCAAACAATGGATAACCGTCGATTTGAATAAACTGGGCGAACAGGATAATCTCTATAATACATTGGATAGGGATGAGAAACACGATGATGCCGCCGTTCAATTGAGTGATAAGGATAAGGCTGCCATTCAGGCTAGACACGATCAATTGCAGGGTATGATTTGGATAGCCGAACAATTGCCAGGACGCATGCATATCAAAGATGTCACCGAACATTTTCTACTCTCGAATACATCCACCTGGTTGGCGAAGGGTCGTCCCTATTTCCAGGAGATACGCGAAGCAAGTCAATATGTCGAGACCGAGGAGTCACAACTAACGCCAGCCGATGAAACACAATTGACAAATCTGGAGGCAGTTGATAAATATTTGCGTTCTCATGGTTTTCGTGGTGATCTAATGGGCGAAGAGTCCATTGCGTATGGCAACATTGATCTGAAATTGTTCTCCTACAATGCTCGCTTGGGCATGAGTGATTATCATGCCTTTGCCGGACCCATTTTCTTGCGTCTCCAGCATAACAATATGGCGCGTTCGCTGGAGGATCAAGAGGATCAACAGGCATCGTCCATGGGTGATGAGCGTTTGAGCGTTGTCATTGATGAGGACTCTCAATCCAATTTGGCTGAATTGGAATTGATCACCGAACGACGATCGGTGCGTAATGATATGAAGGCCATTGCCATGCGTAAAATTGGCAGCGGTCCCTTCAAATGGTCCGATATGAGTCAACTCGAACAGGATCATGAGGGTCATCCAGATGAATGGAATTTCGATCAAGTTTCACCCAAATGGGCCTGGTGA
- the LOC6639244 gene encoding kinesin-like protein KIF3A, whose translation MPQGQPASATQHQQKQQQQQQQQQQQQLDDEIENVRVVVRARPMDKMELSSSSTGSGGGECAITVDKINRAITVTKPNSTANEPPKTYYFDNVFDGSSNQLDLYVDTARPIVDKVLEGYNGTILAYGQTGTGKTYTMSGNPDSPQTKGIIPNAFAHIFGHIAKAKENQKFLVRVSYMEIYNEEVRDLLGKDVSKSLEVKERPDIGVFVKDLSGYVVHNADDLENIMRLGNKNRAVGATKMNQESSRSHAIFSITVERSELVENGGQHVRMGKLQLVDLAGSERQSKTQANGQRLKEATKINLSLSVLGNVISALVDGKSTHIPYRNSKLTRLLQDSLGGNSKTVMCATISPTDSNVMETISTLRYASRAKNIQNRMHINEEPKDALLRHFQEEIARLRKQLEEGSFEEDLRSTEEDDEEDEEDGIEEPQDLELTPSSNTLQKAQKKKREKTDEEKEEITQRKNEHLREIEHAKSEQEQLRNKLVNLEGKILVGGENLLEKAQTQEKLLEQSIAELEEREKSEEALRQTLQQKATERIDIEERYSSLQDASTGITKKIHRVMQMLMGVKSELQDQQQEHQREKEGIYENIRSLSRELALCELVLNSYVPKEYQSMINQYTHWNEDIGEWQLKCVAYTGNNMRKHISAHKSNGKEPDFVDLSHVYLSYNTDSVSNPLRSKSAARPRTSGVPRPTTARRY comes from the coding sequence ATGCCACAGGGACAACCAGCATCAGCAACACAACaccagcaaaagcagcagcagcaacaacaacaacagcagcaacaacaactcgATGACGAAATCGAAAATGTTCGTGTGGTGGTGCGAGCTCGTCCCATGGACAAAATGGAATTATCCTCATCCTCAAcgggcagcggtggtggggaGTGTGCCATAACGGTTGATAAAATCAATCGTGCAATAACCGTAACGAAACCAAACTCCACCGCCAATGAGCCACCGAAAACATATTACTTTGATAATGTATTCGATGGGAGCTCCAATCAATTGGATCTCTATGTGGATACAGCCAGACCAATTGTCGATAAGGTATTGGAGGGTTATAATGGCACCATCTTGGCCTATGGCCAAACGGGTACTGGAAAAACGTATACCATGTCCGGGAATCCAGATTCACCGCAAACCAAAGGCATTATACCAAATGCATTTGCCCATATATTTGGACATATAGCCAAGGCCAAGGAGAATCAAAAGTTTCTGGTACGTGTCAGTTATATGGAGATTTATAATGAAGAAGTAAGAGATTTACTTGGAAAAGATGTTAGCAAAAGTCTGGAGGTGAAAGAGCGACCCGATATTGGTGTCTTTGTTAAGGATTTGAGCGGATATGTTGTACATAATGCCGATGATTTGGAGAATATAATGCGTTTGGGTAATAAGAATCGTGCTGTCGGTGCCACCAAAATGAATCAGGAATCGTCAAGATCTCATGCCATATTTTCGATAACTGTTGAACGCAGCGAACTTGTAGAGAATGGTGGCCAACATGTACGGATGGGCAAGCTGCAATTGGTCGATCTGGCCGGATCGGAACGTCAGTCAAAGACTCAGGCAAACGGACAACGTTTGAAGGAGGCCACTAAAATCAATTTATCCTTGTCGGTATTGGGTAATGTGATTAGTGCTCTGGTTGATGGCAAATCCACGCATATTCCGTATCGTAATTCAAAGTTGACACGCCTACTGCAGGATTCACTGGGCGGCAATTCAAAGACCGTAATGTGTGCCACTATATCGCCAACGGATTCGAATGTTATGGAAACTATATCGACTCTACGTTATGCTAGTCGTGCAAAGAATATACAAAATCGTATGCACATCAATGAAGAGCCCAAGGATGCTCTGCTACGTCATTTTCAAGAGGAAATCGCCCGTCTGCGTAAGCAACTCGAAGAAGGTAGCTTTGAGGAGGATCTCCGTTCCACCGAAGAAGATGACGAAGAGGATGAAGAGGATGGTATAGAAGAGCCTCAGGATCTAGAATTGACACCATCATCGAATACCCTACAGAAGGCACAAAAGAAAAAGCGTGAAAAGACCGacgaggagaaggaggagatAACTCAGCGTAAAAACGAACATTTACGTGAAATTGAGCATGCGAAAAGCGAACAAGAACAATTGCGCAATAAACTGGTCAATCTCGAAGGCAAAATATTGGTGGGCGGTGAGAATCTCTTGGAGAAGGCTCAGACACAAGAGAAACTGCTAGAGCAGTCCATAGCCGAGCTGGAGGAGCGTGAAAAGTCAGAAGAGGCGCTGCGTCAAACCCTCCAGCAGAAGGCCACCGAGCGTATTGACATCGAGGAGCGTTATTCATCGCTTCAAGATGCCAGCACCGGGATAACAAAGAAAATTCATCGTGTCATGCAAATGTTGATGGGTGTTAAGTCTGAACTTCAGGATCAGCAGCAGGAACATCAACGCGAAAAGGAGGGAATCTACGAGAATATACGCAGTCTATCCCGGGAATTGGCCCTATGTGAGCTTGTGCTTAATTCATATGTACCCAAGGAATATCAATCGATGATCAATCAGTATACCCATTGGAATGAGGATATCGGTGAATGGCAATTGAAATGTGTGGCATATACTGGTAATAATATGCGCAAacatatatccgcccataaaTCGAATGGCAAAGAACCAGATTTTGTTGATCTATCGCATGTCTATCTTAGCTATAACACGGATAGCGTTTCGAATCCTTTGCGTTCGAAATCGGCGGCCAGGCCAAGGACCTCGGGTGTCCCTAGGCCAACTACAGCTAGGCGTTATTAA